The Pseudoalteromonas ulvae UL12 DNA window TGGATCATTAGTCGGTTCTGCTTTAGCTGGTAAAATCATGTTAGTTGACGATGTGATTACCGCAGGTACTGCTATACGTGAATCAATGGAAATCATTCAAGCCAGTGGTGCACAATTATCAGGTGTATTAATAGCTCTTGATCGCCAAGAAAAAGGAAAGGCGGAACTGTCAGCCATCCAAGAAGTTGAACGAGATTTTAATACTCAAGTAATATCGATAGTGAAATTAGCTGATTTGATTTCATACCTTGAGCAACAAGGTAATATGAATGAACATCTCGAAGCTGTTAAGGCTTATCGAACGCAATACGGCGTAGCATAATTGACAAAAACCCTGCTTTA harbors:
- the pyrE gene encoding orotate phosphoribosyltransferase, which produces MKDYQIEFIEFALEKQVLKFGEFTLKSGRTSPYFFNAGLFNTGRDLARLGRFYAAALEDAAIEYDVLFGPAYKGIPIATTTAVALSDHHNKDVPYCFNRKEAKTHGEGGSLVGSALAGKIMLVDDVITAGTAIRESMEIIQASGAQLSGVLIALDRQEKGKAELSAIQEVERDFNTQVISIVKLADLISYLEQQGNMNEHLEAVKAYRTQYGVA